A region of Candidatus Zixiibacteriota bacterium DNA encodes the following proteins:
- a CDS encoding acyltransferase yields MIAAYCGWHLLRIALLRSCGFEIGKDVYIADGLIIVEELRDRGNVVIGDRASLAPRITIVTSSHPNNSRIRPYVQTPRGTVTIGADAWIGAGVIILPGVTIGNGAIVGAGSVVTKDVPPYKIVLGTPARMIGDVNVPESERG; encoded by the coding sequence ATGATCGCGGCGTACTGCGGCTGGCATCTGCTGCGGATCGCCTTGCTGCGCAGCTGCGGCTTTGAGATCGGCAAGGACGTTTACATTGCTGACGGCCTGATTATTGTGGAGGAGTTGCGCGATCGCGGGAATGTGGTGATCGGCGACCGCGCCAGCCTGGCACCGCGGATCACGATCGTGACGTCGTCGCATCCGAACAATTCGCGCATCCGGCCGTACGTCCAGACGCCGCGAGGGACGGTGACGATCGGGGCGGACGCGTGGATCGGCGCGGGGGTGATTATCCTGCCGGGGGTGACGATCGGCAACGGCGCGATCGTGGGGGCCGGGTCGGTGGTGACGAAGGATGTGCCGCCGTACAAGATCGTGCTGGGGACGCCGGCGCGGATGATCGGGGATGTCAATGTGCCGGAGAGCGAGCGGGGCTAA
- a CDS encoding glycosyltransferase: MVTPVHRPRILVLTHNFPRYENDISGIGFQPLYRALGRYLDLHFVVPHDAGLKEFEQIGNLHVHRFRYASDADETLAYRGEMHQRVLRQPLLAASFFQAYKDKALELTDKVFPKTVWAHWWLPGGLVGRFIAKKTDLPFVVTCHGTDIHLLKKYPWVKPLARQVFKYARSINVVSTYLENTLLAQIEDNSVAGKTFVAPLISDSKNIFYDPRVRRIDGTIVSASRFTRQKNLDVLIRAVKNVVDSGIKCSLTLYGEGPEEAALRALVAELQLPEVVKFHPPVTQEILGQRYRESDLVALVSEREGYGMTLVEAMMCGCAAIGANSGGITDIIQRPGEDGLLVEPRDVAGLTEALRRLLTDDDYRQSIAAKGRVSVSTRFSEKELTNLIVSHLLPQAKI, from the coding sequence ATGGTAACTCCGGTTCATCGTCCACGCATTCTGGTGCTGACCCACAACTTTCCGCGCTACGAGAACGACATTTCCGGCATCGGCTTTCAACCCCTCTATCGCGCGCTCGGCCGCTATCTCGACCTCCATTTCGTCGTGCCGCATGACGCCGGCCTCAAGGAGTTCGAGCAGATCGGTAACCTGCACGTCCACCGTTTTCGTTATGCCTCCGATGCCGACGAAACTCTCGCCTACCGCGGCGAAATGCACCAGCGCGTTCTGCGTCAGCCGCTGCTCGCCGCCAGCTTTTTCCAGGCTTACAAGGACAAAGCGCTCGAACTGACTGATAAAGTCTTCCCCAAAACCGTCTGGGCCCATTGGTGGCTTCCCGGCGGGCTCGTCGGCCGCTTCATCGCCAAAAAAACCGACCTCCCCTTTGTCGTCACCTGCCACGGCACCGACATCCACCTGTTGAAAAAATACCCCTGGGTGAAACCACTCGCGCGCCAGGTCTTCAAGTATGCGCGCTCGATCAACGTCGTTTCGACCTATCTCGAGAACACTTTGCTCGCACAGATCGAAGACAACTCCGTCGCCGGCAAAACCTTCGTCGCACCGCTGATCTCCGACAGCAAGAACATCTTCTACGACCCGCGCGTCCGTCGCATCGACGGCACGATCGTCTCTGCCTCGCGCTTCACCCGGCAGAAAAACCTCGATGTCCTGATCCGCGCCGTCAAGAACGTCGTCGATTCCGGCATCAAGTGCAGCCTGACTCTTTATGGCGAGGGCCCCGAAGAAGCCGCCCTGCGCGCCCTGGTCGCCGAACTGCAGCTACCGGAGGTCGTGAAATTCCATCCCCCCGTTACGCAGGAAATCCTCGGCCAACGCTACCGCGAGTCCGATCTCGTCGCCCTGGTCTCCGAGCGCGAAGGCTACGGCATGACGCTGGTGGAGGCCATGATGTGCGGGTGCGCCGCCATCGGCGCCAATTCCGGCGGCATCACCGACATCATCCAGCGCCCCGGCGAGGACGGTTTGCTGGTCGAGCCTCGCGACGTCGCCGGTCTCACGGAAGCGCTCCGCCGCCTGCTGACCGACGACGACTATCGCCAGTCGATCGCCGCCAAAGGTCGCGTCTCCGTCTCCACCCGCTTTTCCGAAAAAGAACTGACGAATCTGATTGTCTCGCACCTGCTGCCGCAGGCGAAAATTTAG
- a CDS encoding glycosyltransferase family 2 protein — protein MNGRNRHARVSVVVPAHNEEGNIEPLCEEFAKVFNTLPYSVEVVFVNDGSTDRTEQKMYEASRRFNWVRVMRNRTRLGLTTALARGFAQARGDILVFYPADLQFHPRDVPKMVEAIDNGADMVCGKKVGSYGKWLVSGIYNLMTRLLFPKLKVTDMNSVKAFTREVYNEFPTLREGWHRYLAVFAAAKDFIVREVPVTLSKRHSGKSKFAGKSRIMKGFTDLIAVKFQVSVFGDPMNLFGKTAFFFFFIGLVFAVIAFYDRFILERGYRPLLYGVIFFELAALVTFIMGIITEALVYLRDSLADVKTQNKRLIEELGQRGGRGRFERSETEDEREDRIERFERERGERLDRGRGDRGDRGDRGDRRDRNERHDRRSRDNRPELRESREITSDRPERNDRSERPERGDRGDRPERGERRERSDRSDRGDRGDRRGRGRRDRGDRGERGERSDRSERPEQPRIDLRPEVAAVAPPQPVEPVETALDLQPAGNELFAAEPTSTDMALESPSAETSSEHPARRTGRRMRRMRPQIPHRSQPATESTAPAVTETPSGGNGQADLLDRPLTLRVRELPRETAAPETSEPSAGEPSDSGENV, from the coding sequence ATGAACGGAAGAAATCGACATGCCCGGGTGTCCGTCGTGGTCCCGGCCCACAATGAAGAAGGCAACATTGAACCCTTGTGCGAAGAATTCGCCAAGGTCTTCAATACCTTGCCCTATAGCGTGGAAGTGGTGTTCGTCAATGACGGCTCCACCGACCGCACCGAACAAAAAATGTATGAGGCCTCGCGCCGCTTTAATTGGGTGCGCGTCATGCGCAACCGCACGCGCCTCGGCCTCACCACCGCCCTCGCTCGCGGCTTTGCCCAGGCGCGCGGCGATATCCTCGTCTTTTACCCCGCCGACCTGCAGTTCCATCCGCGCGATGTCCCCAAGATGGTCGAAGCCATCGACAACGGCGCCGATATGGTCTGCGGCAAAAAAGTCGGCTCCTACGGGAAATGGCTCGTGTCGGGGATTTACAACCTCATGACGCGCCTGCTCTTCCCGAAACTCAAAGTCACCGACATGAACTCGGTCAAGGCGTTTACGCGGGAGGTCTATAACGAATTCCCGACGCTGCGCGAAGGCTGGCATCGCTACCTCGCCGTCTTCGCCGCCGCCAAGGACTTCATCGTCCGTGAAGTCCCCGTCACTTTGAGCAAGCGCCATTCCGGCAAAAGCAAATTCGCCGGCAAATCGCGCATCATGAAAGGCTTCACTGATCTGATCGCGGTCAAGTTCCAGGTCTCCGTCTTCGGCGATCCGATGAACCTCTTCGGCAAGACCGCCTTCTTCTTCTTCTTCATCGGTCTGGTCTTTGCCGTCATCGCCTTCTACGACCGCTTCATCCTCGAGCGCGGCTACCGGCCGCTGCTCTACGGCGTCATCTTCTTTGAGTTGGCGGCGCTCGTGACCTTCATCATGGGAATCATCACCGAAGCCCTCGTCTACTTGCGCGACTCGCTCGCCGACGTCAAGACCCAGAACAAGCGGCTGATTGAGGAACTCGGTCAGCGCGGTGGGCGCGGACGGTTCGAGCGTTCCGAAACCGAAGATGAACGCGAGGATCGTATCGAACGCTTCGAGCGCGAACGCGGTGAACGGCTTGATCGGGGTCGAGGTGATCGCGGCGATCGCGGCGATCGCGGCGACCGGCGCGACCGGAACGAACGACACGATCGCCGTTCCCGCGACAACCGCCCCGAACTCCGCGAGTCCCGGGAAATCACCTCAGACCGTCCCGAACGCAATGATCGCAGCGAACGACCTGAGCGCGGCGACCGCGGCGACCGCCCGGAACGCGGCGAACGGCGCGAGCGTAGCGACCGCAGTGATCGGGGCGATCGGGGCGACCGTCGTGGCCGTGGTCGACGTGACCGTGGTGATCGCGGTGAGCGTGGCGAGCGTAGCGACCGCAGTGAGCGTCCGGAACAACCGCGTATCGACCTGCGCCCTGAGGTAGCAGCCGTCGCACCCCCGCAACCCGTCGAACCGGTCGAAACCGCTCTCGATCTCCAGCCCGCCGGCAACGAGCTCTTTGCCGCCGAGCCGACGTCAACCGATATGGCTTTGGAATCTCCGTCGGCCGAGACCTCGAGCGAGCATCCCGCCCGCCGCACCGGCCGCCGCATGCGCCGTATGCGCCCGCAGATTCCGCACCGCTCGCAGCCGGCCACCGAATCGACGGCGCCTGCCGTCACGGAAACTCCCTCCGGCGGCAACGGTCAAGCCGATCTGCTCGATCGTCCGTTGACCCTGCGCGTTCGCGAACTTCCACGCGAAACCGCCGCGCCGGAGACCTCGGAGCCGTCCGCCGGCGAGCCGTCCGACAGCGGCGAAAACGTATAG
- a CDS encoding GNAT family N-acetyltransferase: MSASSAGITVRVHERAEALPPAWDEFLSQCPSATIFHTASWQQVLAASYPYRFCGLEAVDSEQQTAGVLPLWLVKSPLTGKRMVSAPFSYICPPVANGDAVTEALLERVIELTKANGAAYYELKSPSVITAAESQFARSGQYETFHVDLRRSETEIWSGTHKGIIQRGVNKARKDGVIISIGGDESSPREFHHLNLLTCRRHGIPAQPLKFHQEVWRRLKPRGEAEFLFAEHRDKRIAAVVIFYYNGTATYMYGASDEEHLALRPNHLLIWEAILRAKARGMHTFDLGRVSDDNPGLKEFKQRWGAATLPLYYYYWPEKRGVGAVNRNSLKFKATTFMFSKLPLAITGHLTWLYKHLA, from the coding sequence TTGTCCGCAAGTAGCGCCGGAATTACGGTGCGGGTGCACGAGCGCGCTGAGGCGCTGCCGCCGGCCTGGGATGAATTCCTGAGCCAGTGCCCGAGCGCGACGATCTTTCACACGGCGAGCTGGCAGCAGGTGCTGGCGGCGAGCTATCCGTATCGGTTCTGCGGGCTGGAGGCGGTTGACTCCGAACAGCAGACGGCGGGAGTGTTGCCGCTGTGGCTGGTGAAGAGTCCGCTGACCGGAAAGCGGATGGTCTCGGCGCCGTTTAGTTACATCTGTCCGCCGGTGGCGAACGGCGATGCTGTCACCGAAGCGCTGCTGGAGAGAGTGATCGAGCTGACGAAGGCGAACGGGGCGGCCTATTATGAACTCAAGAGCCCGAGTGTGATTACGGCGGCGGAGTCGCAATTTGCCAGGAGCGGGCAATACGAGACATTTCACGTTGACCTGCGGCGAAGCGAGACAGAAATCTGGAGCGGGACGCACAAGGGGATTATCCAGCGCGGCGTCAACAAGGCGCGCAAGGACGGGGTCATCATCAGCATCGGCGGGGATGAGTCGAGCCCGCGCGAGTTTCATCATCTGAATTTATTGACCTGTCGGCGGCACGGGATTCCGGCGCAGCCGCTGAAGTTCCATCAGGAAGTGTGGCGGCGACTCAAGCCACGGGGTGAGGCAGAGTTCCTGTTCGCGGAACATCGCGACAAGAGAATTGCGGCGGTGGTGATTTTCTACTACAACGGCACGGCGACGTACATGTACGGCGCGAGCGACGAGGAACATCTGGCGCTGCGGCCGAATCACCTGTTGATCTGGGAGGCGATCCTGCGGGCGAAGGCGCGCGGCATGCATACGTTTGATTTGGGACGGGTGTCGGACGACAATCCGGGATTGAAAGAATTCAAGCAACGGTGGGGCGCTGCGACGTTGCCGCTGTACTATTATTATTGGCCGGAAAAGCGCGGGGTGGGCGCGGTCAATCGAAACTCATTGAAGTTCAAAGCGACAACCTTTATGTTTTCGAAGCTGCCACTGGCGATTACGGGGCACCTGACGTGGCTGTACAAGCATCTGGCGTAG